GCGCAGGTGCCCTCACTTGCTTTAAGCGTATGGGCGCAAGTTTTGAAACAGTAAGCCGTCGTGAACGTTATGGAGACGTGTACGGGGATATCGAAATGTTCCCTCTGAATCCCGGCAAGAGACTGCAGGGACGTCGCTTCTCGGAAGATGCAATCGCTACAGGCGTGAAGGATTATCCCTTCCTTGCGGTGGCCGCCTGCTTTGCTGAAGGTGAAACCATCTTGCGTCTCCCTAAGGAATGTCGCAAGGAACTGCGTCCCATTAACGACGCCCTGGCAGAAAACCTTCGTAAGACTGGTGCCGAAGTAGGCGTCTATGACGATGGTCTCGTCATTCGCGGTTTGGAAACTGTGGTGAATGGCAGTGACTTTGACGGTGGAGAAATTCCCGAAATCGGACTTGCCTTAAGCGTACTTTCCATCGCTCTGGAAAATGATGAACCGGTGGCTCACCGCGAAGTGGTGGAAAAGCGTTTCCCTGGAATTCTGGAAAAACTCAATCAGGTCATGAACCTGAAGAATGAAAAGCAGGAATCCGAAGAAAAGTAGGAAGGGTACCATGCAGAAAATAACCTTCAAACAGATTGGCATTATTGGCTGGAAGGAGAAAAGCCCTGAACTGGCTTTCGCTCTGGAACAGATTATCCAGTGGGCAACGGAACATCCTCAGGTGAAGTTCTGCGTTCTGGAAAACTTGAAGGAACAGGTGAAGGCTCCCATCAAGGTGGTGAAGGAACCCACCCTTCTGAAATCCGACTTGCTGTTGGCTGTTGGCGGCGACGGTACCGTTCTTTCTGCCGCACATCTGGCGTTGGGTCACAAGATTCCCATCCTGGGAGTAAATGCAGGGCACGTAGGCTTCCTGGCGGAAACCCGTATCAAGTGCCTCCCTCAGACTCTGGACGACCTGCTGGCAGGCGTGTTTAGCACCCGCGACCGCATGATGATCGACGCCACCGTTTTTCACGGCAGGAAGTGCATTGCCAAGCATACGGTGCTGAACGAAGTCCACTTCCGCGCCCACGCTCCCGAACGTATGGTGAACGTGAACGTGGAATACAACGGTACTGAATATACGGAATACTGGGCAGACTCCCTGCTGGTTTCTACTCCCACAGGATCTACGGCCTATAACCTGGCTGCAGGAGGCCCCATTATCCATCCCGCTACTTATGCCGTGGTGTTGACTCCCGTTGCTCCGGGAAGCCTTTCTGTCCGTCCTTTGATTATGTCCCTGACAGACAAGAAACTGGTGCTGAGGCCTGCGGAAAACAAAACCTTGGATCTTGTTTTCGATGGCCGTACTTGCATCCCTCTGGAACCTGGCGACCATGTGGTTTTGACTCAGAGCAAGTCCTTTACCACCTTCCTTCGCATGCGACACACTGGTTTTGTGGGCGCTCTCCGCGAAAAACTTGGCTGGACCGGAAAACGCGGCTAAGATTATCAAAAAGGCCCCGGTGAAACCGGAGCCTTTTTTAGTGGAGGTGAGGGGAGTCGAACCCCTGTCCAAGATCACATCCCTGTCCATTCCTACAAGCTTTCCCTTCGTATTTAAGATCTCGTCTGATCTACGCCCAAGAAGGTCGGCGCGGACTTCAACCAGCCTAGTAAATCTCGGATCCTGCACCCAGGCATTACAAGTTCCTATCCCATATTGCGTCCGGACGTACTACCCAATGGGAGTGGGTCGAGGCCCGGCGTAGCCGCTAATTAGGCTGCGAGTGCGTAGTTTTCTTCAGCACTTATTTTTTTTCAGACTTTTTAACGGGTGCCCTCGTCTGAGACCCCGGCTTGCAACTAACACTTCAGTAACCCTGTCGAAACCAGAGCACCCCCGATGTTATTTTTCAGTAATATAGCAAAAATCTTCAAGGCGAATGCCGTGCCCGAACGAATAACATTCGTTGAGGGCATGGTTGAGCCGTAGTATTTTCTTGAAAAATCGATTTTTGCTAAGTGCCCTGGTTGAGACAGGCCTGTCGACTGAATGGGAGCTGGCGACCATTCAGGCCCTTAAGCAAGCAAAGCTTGCGCAAGGCCCCGAAGGGGTGAGGTTGCCGCGAATAGCGGTGACCGAAGCAAACCAGGGCACCCCAAAATCCCGAGATAAACCTGACTCGACCAGATGGCTGATAGCAAACTTTCGTCGCTACATTCTTTTTATCGCTTCATCAGCGGTATTTGTCAAATCTTTTTGGCATTTTCCAGATTTGCGATGACCTTGTCGCACCATTCGTCGAATTCTGGATCGTCTTGCTGCAATTCCGGGTGGGCGAGAACGTTCTCGATGGTCTTCCGGATGCCTTGATCAAAACGTGTGGT
This Fibrobacter sp. UWEL DNA region includes the following protein-coding sequences:
- a CDS encoding NAD(+)/NADH kinase — its product is MQKITFKQIGIIGWKEKSPELAFALEQIIQWATEHPQVKFCVLENLKEQVKAPIKVVKEPTLLKSDLLLAVGGDGTVLSAAHLALGHKIPILGVNAGHVGFLAETRIKCLPQTLDDLLAGVFSTRDRMMIDATVFHGRKCIAKHTVLNEVHFRAHAPERMVNVNVEYNGTEYTEYWADSLLVSTPTGSTAYNLAAGGPIIHPATYAVVLTPVAPGSLSVRPLIMSLTDKKLVLRPAENKTLDLVFDGRTCIPLEPGDHVVLTQSKSFTTFLRMRHTGFVGALREKLGWTGKRG